The following proteins are encoded in a genomic region of Romeriopsis navalis LEGE 11480:
- a CDS encoding photosystem II manganese-stabilizing polypeptide, protein MRYRAIVATFLALCLSVLITACSSELPSSKEGLTYDEIRNTGLANSCTEIQATVRGSIPLEAGKQYKLTDLCIEPSEFFVKEESEGGNKRRAAEYIPGKVMTRETSSLEAIEGSLSVSDDGIVTFKEEDGIDFQAITVQIPGGEQFPMLFTIKNLVATSQPGQSAITSSTDLQGEYKVPSYRTSNFLDPKGRGLTTGYESAVAIPASGDDAKLKRENVKRFLSGTGEMSLEINKISADTGEISGIFESVQPSESDMGSKEPSEIKIRGTFYGRVAETA, encoded by the coding sequence ATGAGGTATCGCGCGATCGTTGCCACATTCTTGGCGTTGTGCCTGAGTGTGCTTATTACTGCTTGTAGCAGCGAGCTTCCATCATCGAAGGAAGGCTTGACCTATGACGAGATTCGCAACACCGGCTTAGCGAATAGCTGTACAGAGATTCAGGCAACTGTTCGCGGTTCCATTCCTCTGGAAGCAGGCAAACAATACAAGCTGACCGATCTTTGTATTGAACCCAGTGAGTTCTTCGTTAAGGAAGAATCCGAAGGCGGTAACAAGCGCCGGGCCGCTGAGTACATTCCGGGTAAGGTTATGACTCGTGAGACCTCTTCGCTGGAGGCGATCGAAGGCAGCTTAAGCGTCAGTGATGACGGTATTGTCACGTTCAAAGAAGAAGACGGTATTGACTTTCAAGCAATCACCGTGCAGATTCCGGGTGGCGAGCAGTTCCCCATGCTGTTCACGATTAAGAACTTAGTGGCCACCAGCCAGCCGGGGCAGAGTGCAATCACTTCGTCCACCGACTTGCAGGGCGAGTACAAAGTGCCTTCTTACCGGACATCGAACTTCCTCGATCCCAAAGGCCGTGGTTTAACTACCGGTTATGAGAGTGCCGTAGCGATTCCGGCAAGTGGTGATGATGCCAAGCTGAAGCGTGAAAACGTCAAGCGTTTCCTCAGTGGTACTGGCGAAATGTCCTTGGAAATCAACAAGATTAGTGCGGATACTGGCGAAATCTCTGGCATCTTCGAGAGCGTTCAGCCCTCGGAGTCAGACATGGGCTCGAAAGAACCGAGCGAAATCAAGATTCGTGGCACATTCTACGGTCGGGTTGCCGAGACAGCCTAA
- the psbM gene encoding photosystem II reaction center protein PsbM, with translation MQVNNLGFVASLLFVLVPAVFLLILFIQTRGETE, from the coding sequence ATGCAGGTTAATAATCTTGGTTTTGTTGCAAGCCTTTTGTTTGTACTCGTGCCGGCTGTGTTTCTGCTGATCCTCTTTATCCAGACACGCGGCGAGACTGAGTAA
- a CDS encoding (2Fe-2S)-binding protein — protein MDAQQQSSPETTPKFVAGTSIKFINENQEVMASGGANMRVKAVENGIDLYTVMGKMMNCGGYGQCGTCVVEVVEGMENLSPRSAAEAKRFKNKPDNYRLACQSTVNGPVAVKTKPKKK, from the coding sequence ATGGACGCTCAACAACAATCCAGCCCTGAGACAACCCCGAAGTTTGTAGCGGGCACGTCCATCAAGTTCATCAATGAAAACCAAGAGGTGATGGCCTCTGGCGGGGCCAACATGCGGGTCAAAGCTGTCGAGAATGGCATCGACCTCTACACCGTTATGGGCAAAATGATGAACTGTGGCGGCTACGGCCAATGTGGAACCTGTGTGGTTGAAGTCGTTGAAGGGATGGAAAACCTCTCGCCCCGCTCTGCCGCTGAAGCGAAACGCTTTAAGAACAAGCCAGACAACTACCGTCTTGCTTGCCAAAGCACGGTCAATGGGCCAGTAGCGGTCAAGACAAAACCCAAGAAAAAGTAG